The Euphorbia lathyris chromosome 2, ddEupLath1.1, whole genome shotgun sequence genome includes a window with the following:
- the LOC136219257 gene encoding nicotinamide/nicotinic acid mononucleotide adenylyltransferase isoform X3: MCNLACESSDFIMVDPWEVNQSTYQRTLTVLKRIESCFIDGAKISKGRLKVMLLCGSDLLHSFSIPGVWIPEQVRNICRDYGIVCIRREGQDIEKVISDNEILDENRHNIKVVDELVPNSISSTRLRECISRGLSIKYLTVDGVREYIREQQLYLNSHEK; encoded by the exons ATGTGTAACTTAGCATGCGAAAGTTCTGATTTCATTATGGTTGATCCATGGGAG GTAAATCAAAGTACCTACCAACGCACTTTGACTGTCTTGAAGAGAATTGAGAGTTGCTTTATTGACGGTGCAAAGATATCCAAGG GGCGCCTTAAGGTCATGCTTCTCTGTGGTTCTGATTTACTCCACTCGTTTAGCATCCCTGGAGTTTGGATTCCTGAGCAG GTGAGGAACATTTGTAGAGACTATGGTATAGTTTGCATCCGCAGAGAAGGGCAAGATATTGAAAAAGTCATATCCGACAATGAAATTTTGGACGAAAACAGG CATAACATCAAAGTCGTGGATGAACTCGTTCCAAATTCAATCAGTTCAACAAGACTGAG GGAATGCATTTCAAGAGGATTGTCTATAAAATATCTGACTGTAGATGGAGTGAGAGAGTACATTAGAGAACAACAATTGTACCTCAACTCACACGAGAAGTGA
- the LOC136219257 gene encoding nicotinamide/nicotinic acid mononucleotide adenylyltransferase isoform X2 — MDLELPMDKVSFGESSIHDGDKINVVLVATGSFNPPTLMHLRMFELARDALNSEGYCVAAAYISPVSDAYKKQGLISGIHRLRMCNLACESSDFIMVDPWEVNQSTYQRTLTVLKRIESCFIDGAKISKGRLKVMLLCGSDLLHSFSIPGVWIPEQVRNICRDYGIVCIRREGQDIEKVISDNEILDENRHNIKVVDELVPNSISSTRLRECISRGLSIKYLTVDGVREYIREQQLYLNSHEK; from the exons ATGGATCTTGAATTGCCAATGGACAAAGTATCATTTGGAGAAAGTTCCATCCA TGATGGTGACAAGATAAATGTAGTTCTTGTAGCCACTGGTAGTTTCAATCCTCCTACTCTCATGCACTTGCGCATGTTTG AGCTTGCTAGGGATGCATTGAATTCTGAAGGCTATTGCGTTGCTGCAGCTTATATATCACCTGTTAGTGATGCATATAAGAAGCAG GGTCTCATATCCGGTATTCATCGTTTGAGGATGTGTAACTTAGCATGCGAAAGTTCTGATTTCATTATGGTTGATCCATGGGAG GTAAATCAAAGTACCTACCAACGCACTTTGACTGTCTTGAAGAGAATTGAGAGTTGCTTTATTGACGGTGCAAAGATATCCAAGG GGCGCCTTAAGGTCATGCTTCTCTGTGGTTCTGATTTACTCCACTCGTTTAGCATCCCTGGAGTTTGGATTCCTGAGCAG GTGAGGAACATTTGTAGAGACTATGGTATAGTTTGCATCCGCAGAGAAGGGCAAGATATTGAAAAAGTCATATCCGACAATGAAATTTTGGACGAAAACAGG CATAACATCAAAGTCGTGGATGAACTCGTTCCAAATTCAATCAGTTCAACAAGACTGAG GGAATGCATTTCAAGAGGATTGTCTATAAAATATCTGACTGTAGATGGAGTGAGAGAGTACATTAGAGAACAACAATTGTACCTCAACTCACACGAGAAGTGA
- the LOC136219257 gene encoding nicotinamide/nicotinic acid mononucleotide adenylyltransferase isoform X1, with amino-acid sequence MDLELPMDKVSFGESSIQNSDGDKINVVLVATGSFNPPTLMHLRMFELARDALNSEGYCVAAAYISPVSDAYKKQGLISGIHRLRMCNLACESSDFIMVDPWEVNQSTYQRTLTVLKRIESCFIDGAKISKGRLKVMLLCGSDLLHSFSIPGVWIPEQVRNICRDYGIVCIRREGQDIEKVISDNEILDENRHNIKVVDELVPNSISSTRLRECISRGLSIKYLTVDGVREYIREQQLYLNSHEK; translated from the exons ATGGATCTTGAATTGCCAATGGACAAAGTATCATTTGGAGAAAGTTCCATCCA AAACAGTGATGGTGACAAGATAAATGTAGTTCTTGTAGCCACTGGTAGTTTCAATCCTCCTACTCTCATGCACTTGCGCATGTTTG AGCTTGCTAGGGATGCATTGAATTCTGAAGGCTATTGCGTTGCTGCAGCTTATATATCACCTGTTAGTGATGCATATAAGAAGCAG GGTCTCATATCCGGTATTCATCGTTTGAGGATGTGTAACTTAGCATGCGAAAGTTCTGATTTCATTATGGTTGATCCATGGGAG GTAAATCAAAGTACCTACCAACGCACTTTGACTGTCTTGAAGAGAATTGAGAGTTGCTTTATTGACGGTGCAAAGATATCCAAGG GGCGCCTTAAGGTCATGCTTCTCTGTGGTTCTGATTTACTCCACTCGTTTAGCATCCCTGGAGTTTGGATTCCTGAGCAG GTGAGGAACATTTGTAGAGACTATGGTATAGTTTGCATCCGCAGAGAAGGGCAAGATATTGAAAAAGTCATATCCGACAATGAAATTTTGGACGAAAACAGG CATAACATCAAAGTCGTGGATGAACTCGTTCCAAATTCAATCAGTTCAACAAGACTGAG GGAATGCATTTCAAGAGGATTGTCTATAAAATATCTGACTGTAGATGGAGTGAGAGAGTACATTAGAGAACAACAATTGTACCTCAACTCACACGAGAAGTGA